A stretch of the Mesorhizobium huakuii genome encodes the following:
- a CDS encoding ABC transporter permease subunit — protein MTPILARNLRATFIQQMDKDYAVACRSRGLPESYIFSRHVFWNSLLPTVNLLGVVVAFLIGGTVVVENVFNIPGLGNLLIRGVLTHDQFVVQAVSLLLAVGVVISNFAVDILTAILDPRVTL, from the coding sequence GTGACGCCGATCCTCGCCCGCAATCTGCGCGCGACCTTCATCCAGCAAATGGACAAGGACTATGCGGTCGCTTGCCGCTCCAGGGGCCTGCCGGAGAGCTACATCTTTTCCCGGCACGTGTTCTGGAATTCCCTGCTGCCGACCGTCAATCTGCTGGGCGTCGTCGTCGCCTTCTTGATCGGCGGCACTGTCGTTGTCGAGAATGTCTTCAACATTCCAGGGCTCGGCAATCTGCTCATCCGCGGCGTTCTCACGCATGACCAGTTCGTTGTCCAGGCAGTGTCCCTGTTGCTGGCCGTCGGTGTCGTCATATCGAATTTTGCAGTCGACATCTTGACCGCCATTCTCGATCCACGGGTGACATTATGA
- a CDS encoding ArdC family protein, which produces MSRRTAGSSAGSSRSSLYDDITNKIIAELEAGHVPWVQPWGTSAAKAPLAMPRNAATGRQYSGINVLLLWGSVIEHGFPGQSWLTFRQAQALGGSVRKGEQGTTVVYADRFVPNDEKRRARETGDEARPIPFLKRFTVFNAAQCDGLPDDITLLAPPAPPGMIEPRVEALIKATGIDFRIGGNQAFYDPAHDYVVVPPPQAYSEPINWHRTALHELGHATGHRSRLDRDLSASFGTRKYAFEELIAEMNAAFCCASLGIRPTVRHADYIASWLEVLREDSRAIVRAASQASKAADYLLGSVPDHGASDKSESGGPMPVNARAVA; this is translated from the coding sequence ATGTCCAGAAGAACCGCAGGCTCAAGCGCCGGGTCGAGCAGGTCCAGCCTTTACGACGATATTACCAACAAGATCATCGCTGAACTCGAGGCTGGTCATGTGCCTTGGGTCCAACCCTGGGGCACTTCAGCTGCGAAGGCGCCGCTGGCTATGCCGAGAAATGCCGCCACTGGCAGGCAATATTCCGGGATCAACGTCCTGTTGCTCTGGGGCTCGGTCATCGAGCATGGTTTCCCTGGCCAGAGCTGGCTCACCTTCCGGCAGGCGCAAGCGCTCGGGGGCAGCGTTCGCAAGGGCGAACAAGGCACGACTGTCGTCTACGCCGACCGATTTGTGCCGAACGACGAGAAAAGGCGCGCGCGGGAAACCGGCGATGAAGCTCGACCGATTCCCTTCCTGAAACGCTTCACCGTGTTCAACGCGGCGCAATGCGATGGCTTGCCGGACGACATCACTCTTCTCGCGCCACCTGCACCGCCTGGCATGATCGAGCCCAGGGTCGAGGCACTGATCAAGGCGACGGGTATCGACTTCAGGATCGGAGGCAATCAGGCCTTCTACGATCCAGCCCATGACTATGTCGTGGTTCCGCCGCCGCAGGCCTACAGCGAACCGATCAATTGGCACCGAACCGCGCTTCACGAACTCGGCCACGCCACTGGCCATCGATCGCGTCTCGACCGCGATCTGTCGGCCTCCTTCGGCACCAGAAAATACGCCTTCGAAGAGTTGATCGCCGAGATGAATGCCGCCTTCTGTTGCGCATCGCTTGGCATCAGGCCAACCGTGCGGCATGCCGACTATATCGCCTCCTGGCTGGAAGTGCTGCGCGAGGACAGCCGCGCCATTGTTCGTGCAGCGTCCCAGGCGAGCAAGGCCGCGGACTATCTGCTCGGCTCCGTGCCGGACCATGGCGCGTCGGACAAAAGCGAAAGCGGTGGCCCGATGCCCGTCAATGCCAGGGCGGTCGCATGA
- a CDS encoding MurR/RpiR family transcriptional regulator, giving the protein MKTKAPGNKAVSDETEVASALEARLREGWLDFARTEQAIARYLLANIRDIPFETGATIAAGAAVSEASVTRFVRRLGYADLKEMKRGLRSAPKVAGSGLDSAELRFRIGGEKQERLARSLEMEQEALAAAYGLAQGETWSEIVNLLSTCERVNCVSFQAVKGLGLDFATRLRWVRSGVRFAEGLGGTFSEILTDGGENSCVLLIDTAEYAAMTFRLCTQIKRRKIPLIIVTDKYSRWASEYTKLALEVSTRVDLYWDSTSAISSVLNLLTHSVAEKLGKSAETRMNELEDIAGILRTFHKPPRRIARHIKEEEGEE; this is encoded by the coding sequence ATGAAGACGAAGGCGCCTGGCAATAAGGCTGTGTCTGATGAGACCGAAGTGGCCAGCGCGCTGGAAGCCAGGTTGCGTGAGGGCTGGCTGGATTTCGCCCGGACAGAGCAGGCAATCGCGCGATACCTTCTCGCCAACATCCGCGACATTCCCTTTGAAACCGGCGCCACCATTGCCGCTGGCGCTGCTGTGAGCGAGGCAAGCGTCACCCGTTTCGTGCGGCGTCTCGGCTACGCAGACCTCAAGGAAATGAAACGTGGCCTGCGCTCCGCGCCGAAAGTCGCTGGCTCAGGCCTGGATAGCGCCGAGCTGCGTTTTCGTATCGGCGGAGAGAAGCAGGAGCGGTTGGCCCGCAGCCTGGAGATGGAGCAAGAGGCCTTAGCCGCGGCCTATGGCCTTGCCCAGGGCGAGACGTGGTCCGAAATCGTCAATCTGCTCAGCACCTGCGAGCGCGTGAACTGCGTGAGCTTCCAGGCAGTGAAGGGATTGGGGCTCGATTTCGCGACGCGTCTGCGCTGGGTGCGCAGCGGTGTTCGCTTTGCCGAAGGGTTGGGCGGCACGTTCTCGGAAATCCTCACCGATGGCGGCGAGAATTCTTGCGTCCTGCTGATCGACACCGCGGAATACGCCGCAATGACCTTTCGACTGTGCACTCAGATCAAGCGCCGCAAGATTCCATTGATTATCGTCACCGACAAATACAGTCGCTGGGCATCTGAGTACACAAAGCTAGCGCTCGAAGTGTCGACACGCGTCGATCTGTACTGGGATTCGACGTCCGCGATAAGTTCGGTACTGAACCTACTCACGCATTCCGTGGCCGAGAAACTCGGCAAATCGGCTGAGACGCGGATGAATGAGCTGGAGGATATCGCCGGGATCCTGCGGACCTTTCACAAACCGCCACGGCGCATAGCGCGGCACATCAAAGAGGAAGAAGGCGAAGAATGA
- a CDS encoding ABC transporter permease, translating into MSDLMQGSRPLAMARIRTLPATLIIGGAVTLAWIILATLAPVLTSFDPIKVDVMQALKPPGAEHWFGTDAIGRDVLVRTLFAARCDLAMAFFGVVGPIVLGTIIGLIAGYLGGRIDAVLMRILEVTVSFPYFVLVIAIVAVLGPGLKSYFISLTLVNWVSYARLVRSQAMVLRGADFVLAARGMGFGHSRIMLFHILPNAIVPSIVFVMTDAVLAIVLGSSLGFLGLGVQPPTPEWGAMIADGQTYLTTAWWIAIFPGVAICLLALGLSLTADGLARLLNTES; encoded by the coding sequence ATGAGCGATCTGATGCAAGGCAGCCGCCCCTTGGCCATGGCGCGAATTCGGACCCTGCCGGCAACCCTGATCATTGGCGGTGCCGTCACGCTGGCCTGGATCATCCTGGCCACGCTGGCGCCGGTGCTGACCAGTTTCGACCCGATCAAGGTCGATGTGATGCAGGCTCTGAAACCACCCGGCGCCGAGCATTGGTTTGGCACCGACGCCATCGGCCGCGATGTGCTGGTTCGGACGCTGTTTGCCGCGCGCTGTGATCTCGCCATGGCCTTCTTCGGCGTGGTCGGGCCGATCGTCCTGGGGACTATCATCGGCCTTATCGCCGGCTATCTGGGCGGCAGGATCGATGCGGTGCTGATGCGCATCCTCGAAGTCACCGTATCATTTCCCTATTTCGTCCTGGTCATCGCCATCGTTGCCGTGCTGGGGCCAGGCCTCAAGAGCTACTTCATCTCGCTCACCTTGGTGAACTGGGTCAGCTATGCACGACTGGTGCGGAGCCAGGCGATGGTGCTGCGCGGCGCCGATTTCGTGCTGGCGGCGCGCGGTATGGGTTTTGGCCATTCGCGCATCATGCTGTTCCACATCCTGCCAAATGCCATCGTTCCATCAATTGTCTTCGTCATGACCGATGCGGTGCTGGCCATCGTGCTTGGATCGTCGCTGGGCTTTCTCGGCCTCGGCGTACAACCCCCGACACCGGAATGGGGCGCCATGATCGCCGACGGGCAGACCTACCTGACCACCGCCTGGTGGATTGCGATCTTTCCAGGCGTCGCCATCTGCCTTCTGGCGCTGGGCCTCTCGTTGACCGCTGATGGTCTCGCCCGCCTCTTGAACACGGAATCCTGA
- a CDS encoding DUF7146 domain-containing protein: MEPIAELARRLAAQAETVCRHYLSNGRREGCYWLVGDVRNTPGRSMFVRLKGGLSAKGAAGKWTDAATGGHGDLLDVIRESCGLIDFRDVVDEARSFLNLPQPEPERTGHWPKSTPAPLGSTEAARRLFAMSRPISGSAVETYLRKRGITTFHGTGSLRFHPRCYYRPDEQSPAETWPAMIAAVTDLDGRLTGLHRTWLDPSGIDKAPVETPRRAMGDLLGHAVRFGWPSDIIAAGEGIETVLSLQCVLPGMPMAAALSAAHLAAILFPATLKRLYIVRDDDPAGDGARDRLIERAQIAGIETLVLSPVFGDFNDDLRRLGIEPLRANVRGQLAPQDAGRFAAFAT, from the coding sequence ATGGAACCAATTGCCGAACTTGCGCGACGGCTGGCCGCTCAGGCCGAGACCGTTTGCCGGCACTATCTCTCCAATGGCCGTCGCGAAGGCTGCTACTGGCTTGTAGGCGACGTTCGCAATACGCCGGGACGCTCAATGTTCGTGCGACTGAAAGGCGGTCTCTCAGCCAAGGGGGCCGCGGGCAAATGGACTGATGCCGCGACGGGCGGGCATGGCGATCTTCTCGATGTTATTCGTGAGAGCTGTGGCCTGATCGACTTCAGGGACGTCGTCGACGAGGCGCGCAGCTTCCTCAACTTGCCCCAACCGGAACCGGAGCGAACGGGTCACTGGCCCAAATCGACACCCGCTCCCTTGGGCTCGACGGAAGCAGCACGTCGATTGTTCGCAATGTCGCGACCGATATCGGGCAGCGCTGTCGAGACGTATCTGCGCAAGCGCGGAATTACGACTTTTCACGGCACTGGAAGCCTGCGGTTCCACCCGCGCTGCTACTATCGCCCTGACGAGCAATCGCCGGCTGAGACCTGGCCGGCCATGATAGCCGCCGTCACCGATCTCGATGGCCGTCTGACCGGCTTGCACCGCACCTGGCTCGACCCCTCCGGCATCGACAAGGCGCCGGTCGAAACACCACGTCGCGCTATGGGCGACCTCCTTGGGCACGCGGTCCGCTTCGGGTGGCCAAGCGATATCATTGCAGCCGGCGAAGGCATCGAGACGGTCCTGTCCCTCCAATGCGTCTTGCCCGGCATGCCAATGGCCGCAGCGCTTTCGGCTGCCCATCTCGCCGCAATCCTGTTTCCCGCCACGCTGAAACGGCTCTACATCGTGCGCGACGACGATCCGGCTGGCGATGGCGCACGCGACAGGCTGATTGAACGGGCGCAAATTGCCGGGATCGAGACCTTGGTCCTCTCGCCGGTGTTCGGGGACTTCAACGACGATCTGCGCCGGCTGGGCATCGAGCCTTTGCGAGCAAATGTCCGTGGCCAGCTTGCCCCGCAAGACGCAGGCCGATTTGCAGCGTTCGCAACATAG
- a CDS encoding ParB/RepB/Spo0J family partition protein → MATAFKKITLSSSRDIPFNQLVISQANVRRIKAGVSIEELAEDIARRTLLQSITVRPVRDADGVETGMFEIPAGGRRYRALELLVKQKRLAKNAPVPCVVREGGFAEEDSLAENIQRAPLHPLDQFRAFLTFREKGLSEEEIAANQFVSVSVVRQRLRLASVSPKLLDIYAEDGLTLDQLMAFTVNADHARQELVFERLAQSYDEQPHTIRRMLTEGAVRPADKRAQFVGLDAYTEAGGIVMHDLFQGDDGGWLQDVGLLDMLVAERLREQSDEISAEGWKWIEVAPDFPYGHTYGLRQLRGEQPALTDEQQATRDALQTELNGLQETYAEAEDLPGEVDERLGEIEAAITALDDRPLVFDPEEIGRAGAFISIDRSGNLRVERGYVRPDDEVPIEAAVDVETGDSAGTMPARTEYEADGLSADIETPMESEEDDGLKPIPDRLMTELTAHRTLALRHALGEQPDVAFLAALHALTLRAFYRYGSDTCLELELKSVGFGAQAPGLNDSGLAAAVNGRHQSWVAALPKEPDELWEALQAFDGDSRHALFAHCVSLSVNAIYEAYNRRPRALAHADQLALAVDLDMVVAGWKPTVDTYLGRVTKARILAAVREAKGTRAGDRIEHFKKGDMAEQAQELLAGTGWLPEPLRTSQLAVADADAPVPGVALSTDRAFEETAENDGETAMAKTEPLAEDDTAEIAPPSIAAE, encoded by the coding sequence ATGGCTACTGCGTTCAAAAAGATCACCCTGTCGTCGTCGCGCGACATTCCCTTCAACCAGCTCGTCATTTCCCAGGCGAACGTCCGGCGGATCAAGGCCGGCGTCTCGATCGAGGAGTTGGCGGAGGACATCGCGCGACGGACGCTGCTGCAGAGCATCACCGTCCGGCCGGTGCGCGACGCCGACGGCGTTGAGACTGGCATGTTCGAAATCCCTGCCGGCGGTCGTCGCTATCGGGCGCTCGAGCTGCTGGTAAAGCAGAAGCGTCTCGCCAAGAACGCACCGGTTCCCTGCGTCGTGCGCGAAGGCGGCTTCGCTGAAGAGGACTCGCTGGCCGAAAATATTCAGCGCGCTCCATTGCACCCCCTGGATCAATTTCGAGCCTTCCTCACCTTCCGCGAAAAGGGCCTGTCGGAGGAGGAAATCGCCGCCAATCAGTTTGTCTCGGTATCGGTCGTGAGGCAGAGGCTGCGCCTGGCGTCGGTCTCGCCCAAGCTCCTCGACATCTATGCCGAGGACGGCCTGACCCTCGACCAGCTGATGGCTTTCACGGTCAACGCCGACCATGCCCGGCAAGAACTCGTGTTCGAGCGCCTTGCTCAGAGCTACGACGAGCAGCCGCACACCATTCGTCGGATGCTGACCGAAGGCGCCGTCCGTCCCGCCGACAAGCGTGCGCAATTCGTCGGCCTGGATGCCTATACCGAAGCCGGTGGGATCGTCATGCACGACCTGTTCCAGGGTGACGATGGCGGCTGGCTGCAGGATGTTGGCCTCCTCGATATGCTGGTGGCCGAAAGGCTGCGGGAGCAGTCGGACGAAATCTCGGCCGAAGGTTGGAAGTGGATCGAGGTCGCGCCCGATTTTCCCTACGGTCACACCTACGGACTGCGCCAGCTCCGTGGCGAGCAGCCGGCCCTCACCGACGAGCAACAAGCCACCCGCGACGCCCTTCAAACCGAGTTGAACGGCTTGCAGGAAACTTATGCCGAGGCCGAGGACCTGCCGGGCGAGGTCGACGAACGGCTCGGCGAGATCGAGGCCGCGATCACCGCGCTCGACGATCGGCCGCTGGTTTTCGATCCCGAGGAGATCGGCCGCGCCGGCGCGTTCATCAGCATCGATCGATCAGGCAACCTGCGGGTTGAGCGTGGATATGTTCGGCCCGACGACGAAGTTCCGATCGAAGCGGCAGTCGATGTCGAGACCGGGGACAGTGCCGGTACTATGCCGGCGCGGACTGAGTATGAGGCCGATGGTCTGAGCGCGGATATCGAGACCCCGATGGAATCCGAGGAAGACGACGGCTTGAAGCCGATCCCCGACCGCTTGATGACCGAGCTGACCGCCCATCGCACGCTGGCTCTGCGTCATGCGCTCGGCGAGCAGCCCGATGTCGCCTTCCTCGCGGCGCTTCACGCCCTCACGCTGCGCGCCTTCTATCGCTACGGCTCGGATACCTGCCTCGAGCTCGAGCTGAAAAGCGTTGGCTTCGGCGCTCAGGCGCCGGGCCTGAACGACAGCGGCCTGGCCGCCGCGGTCAATGGCCGGCATCAGAGCTGGGTGGCGGCGCTTCCGAAAGAGCCTGACGAACTGTGGGAGGCGCTGCAGGCGTTCGACGGCGACAGCCGGCATGCTTTGTTTGCCCACTGTGTCTCGCTGTCCGTCAACGCCATCTACGAAGCCTATAATCGCCGGCCGCGTGCGCTCGCGCATGCGGACCAACTCGCTCTGGCCGTCGATCTCGATATGGTGGTGGCCGGCTGGAAGCCAACCGTCGACACCTATCTAGGGCGAGTGACCAAGGCGCGGATCCTGGCTGCGGTTCGCGAGGCAAAGGGCACGCGCGCCGGCGACAGGATCGAGCATTTCAAGAAGGGCGATATGGCCGAGCAGGCACAAGAGTTGCTCGCTGGCACGGGCTGGTTGCCGGAGCCCCTGCGCACGTCCCAACTTGCAGTGGCGGACGCCGATGCTCCGGTCCCTGGGGTCGCCCTCTCCACCGATCGCGCATTCGAAGAAACGGCGGAAAATGACGGCGAAACGGCCATGGCGAAAACCGAGCCGCTGGCCGAAGATGACACAGCCGAGATCGCTCCTCCCTCGATCGCGGCGGAATAA
- a CDS encoding DUF2493 domain-containing protein encodes MSEQDDEPRHAASPTDYVLTELQLYGYRPFADEPDPRPLPDGNRMASAIADIFDALIVTLEDTRLEPDLPGLLWSTVNVFHRAADRIERELDDNEQAQRRSQREQDGSEVKSVDLERLTAEGQTLIEHRNAFEQMRDQAAELYERHTGSAWRPRSGSMVNHKAMTSAMIDSRDFVAARKRAAQEVLLPPGPKIVVTGGLDFNDHRLIWATLDQVRAKHPDMVLMHGKSPKGAEKIASCWADHRKVPQIGFAPDWTKHAKAAPFKRNDAILEVLPIGAIVFPGTGIQDNLADKAKQLGIPVFDFRSRRGSA; translated from the coding sequence ATGAGCGAGCAGGACGACGAGCCGCGGCACGCGGCCTCCCCCACCGATTACGTGCTCACCGAATTGCAGCTCTATGGCTACCGGCCCTTCGCGGATGAACCGGATCCCCGGCCCCTTCCCGACGGCAACAGGATGGCCAGCGCCATCGCCGACATCTTTGACGCCCTGATCGTCACTTTGGAGGACACCCGCCTCGAGCCCGACCTGCCTGGTCTCCTGTGGTCGACCGTCAATGTCTTCCACCGCGCGGCCGATCGGATCGAGCGCGAGCTGGATGACAACGAGCAGGCGCAGCGCAGAAGCCAGCGGGAGCAGGACGGCAGCGAGGTGAAATCCGTCGACCTGGAGCGCCTGACAGCCGAGGGGCAGACGCTGATCGAGCATCGAAACGCTTTCGAACAGATGCGAGACCAGGCCGCCGAGCTCTACGAGCGCCACACCGGATCAGCGTGGCGCCCGCGCAGCGGCTCGATGGTCAACCACAAAGCCATGACCTCGGCGATGATCGACAGCCGCGATTTCGTGGCCGCCAGGAAGCGCGCGGCTCAAGAGGTGCTGTTGCCGCCGGGACCGAAGATCGTCGTCACCGGAGGGCTCGACTTCAACGATCATCGGCTAATCTGGGCGACGCTCGACCAGGTTCGCGCAAAGCATCCGGATATGGTGCTCATGCACGGCAAGTCGCCAAAAGGGGCCGAGAAGATCGCTTCGTGCTGGGCAGATCACCGCAAGGTGCCGCAGATCGGTTTCGCACCGGATTGGACGAAACACGCCAAGGCGGCACCTTTCAAGCGCAACGACGCGATTCTGGAGGTCCTGCCGATCGGGGCTATTGTCTTCCCTGGCACCGGTATCCAGGACAATCTAGCCGACAAGGCTAAGCAGCTCGGTATCCCGGTCTTTGACTTTCGCTCCCGAAGAGGCAGCGCATAA
- a CDS encoding ATP-binding cassette domain-containing protein — protein sequence MSDLVNVENLTIDFATNFGDVQALRGVSFSLKEGEVLGIVGESGSGKTVACRAILKLIAGNALVKSGRIMFEGSDVLAMKDAELGRLRGGQAAMIFQNPSTHLDPIMTVGRQVGEAMVVHQGISWRQANARAIGLLEDMHIKDAARRAVPIHMSCRVACVSG from the coding sequence ATGAGCGACCTCGTCAACGTCGAGAACCTCACCATCGACTTCGCCACCAATTTTGGCGATGTCCAAGCCCTGCGCGGCGTCAGCTTTTCATTGAAGGAAGGCGAGGTCCTTGGAATCGTCGGTGAATCCGGCTCCGGCAAGACGGTGGCTTGCAGGGCCATCCTGAAGCTGATTGCCGGCAACGCGCTGGTGAAGTCGGGCCGGATCATGTTCGAGGGCAGCGATGTCCTTGCCATGAAGGATGCCGAGCTGGGGCGGCTGCGTGGCGGGCAAGCGGCGATGATCTTCCAGAATCCGTCAACGCATCTTGATCCCATCATGACGGTTGGGCGTCAGGTTGGCGAGGCGATGGTGGTCCATCAGGGCATATCCTGGCGACAGGCCAATGCGCGGGCGATCGGCCTGCTGGAAGACATGCATATCAAGGACGCGGCCAGGCGGGCGGTGCCTATCCACATGAGCTGTCGGGTGGCATGCGTCAGCGGGTGA
- a CDS encoding ABC transporter permease, whose amino-acid sequence MKQFVHASHQFETRIPTMNRFSFILRRPIQLIPVLLGISVITFLLLQMTPGDPVRLMLGPKASQEAIEFVRARYGLDQPVPVQYFYYVLNCLRGDFGQSIAFRGPVSGVIVARIAPTIFLILYGLVISLLLTFALAVTAARQRGRWIDHLIRLVCVAGVGVPSYFVGLLLIMASACD is encoded by the coding sequence ATGAAGCAGTTCGTCCATGCCTCGCATCAATTTGAGACCAGGATCCCGACCATGAATCGATTCTCCTTCATCCTCAGACGGCCGATTCAATTGATCCCCGTGTTGCTGGGCATCAGTGTGATCACCTTCCTGCTGCTGCAAATGACGCCCGGCGACCCGGTTCGCCTCATGCTTGGCCCGAAGGCCAGCCAGGAGGCGATTGAATTCGTGCGGGCGCGCTACGGTCTCGATCAACCCGTCCCCGTGCAGTATTTCTACTACGTGCTGAATTGCCTGCGTGGCGATTTCGGTCAGTCGATTGCCTTTCGTGGCCCGGTCAGCGGTGTCATCGTCGCACGGATCGCGCCAACGATTTTCCTGATCCTTTATGGCCTCGTTATCTCGCTGCTGTTGACATTCGCGCTCGCGGTCACCGCTGCCCGGCAGCGCGGGCGATGGATCGATCATCTCATCCGTCTCGTCTGCGTTGCGGGTGTTGGCGTGCCATCCTACTTCGTCGGCCTGCTGCTGATCATGGCTTCTGCCTGCGACTGA
- a CDS encoding amidase — protein MKLTEYAAHDGLGLAELLRKREITPRELGNCILSGIAAVNPRINAVIETYADAIEALGEAPGPAPFYGMPTLTKDFPIEAGRPAEFGSVFTKGFIPEEDDAFWVKLRSGGLANIGRTTTSEFGIAAATESSLYGATRNPWDTSRGVSGSSGGSAAAVAAGIVPFAQGGDGGGSIRTPASFCGVVGLKPSRGRISGAPDSNAPMLGLSISFMLARSIRDTAVLLDQGSGAVAGDAYEIVHPATSYAQAIETPPKALRIALCTTSWSGYPLDAEVKATVLDVGKRLEQMGHKVVEAGPAFDYERYLAAQKVIWAASTAQSLDALAGLLRRPVEESGLQQTTLAVYRHGHTLNAASLIAAIAVYDKITRVVGEFLAVHDVLVTPTCAISPELLGTYNPDRPGRSIDTVFADMAPKETFSALFNGTGSPAISLPLGWTQNGLPIGVQFVAAFGRDDLLLRLGAVLEAEYAWHHRKPSAHITQDCLN, from the coding sequence ATGAAGCTGACGGAATACGCCGCCCATGACGGGCTTGGTCTGGCCGAGCTCCTGCGCAAGCGGGAAATCACGCCGCGCGAGCTGGGAAACTGCATCCTTTCGGGGATCGCCGCGGTCAATCCGCGGATCAATGCCGTTATCGAAACCTATGCCGATGCGATCGAAGCGCTTGGCGAGGCTCCCGGACCAGCGCCTTTCTACGGCATGCCGACATTGACCAAGGATTTCCCCATAGAAGCCGGCCGGCCGGCCGAGTTCGGCAGCGTTTTCACCAAGGGTTTCATCCCGGAAGAGGATGATGCCTTCTGGGTGAAACTGCGATCCGGTGGCCTTGCCAATATCGGGCGCACCACCACCTCGGAATTCGGCATCGCCGCGGCAACGGAATCCTCGCTCTATGGCGCGACGCGCAACCCCTGGGATACCAGCAGGGGTGTTTCGGGATCGAGCGGCGGATCTGCCGCCGCCGTTGCCGCCGGAATCGTTCCTTTCGCGCAAGGCGGCGATGGCGGCGGCTCCATTCGCACCCCCGCTTCCTTTTGCGGTGTCGTCGGCCTGAAGCCGTCCCGCGGCCGGATCAGCGGCGCGCCGGACTCGAATGCGCCAATGCTGGGTCTCTCTATATCGTTCATGCTGGCACGCTCGATCCGGGACACGGCGGTGTTGCTTGATCAGGGATCCGGCGCGGTTGCCGGCGACGCCTATGAGATCGTCCATCCCGCCACCAGCTATGCCCAGGCGATCGAGACGCCGCCCAAGGCTTTACGCATCGCCCTTTGCACGACGTCCTGGTCAGGCTATCCGCTCGACGCCGAAGTTAAGGCGACGGTCCTCGACGTGGGCAAGAGACTGGAGCAGATGGGCCACAAGGTGGTCGAGGCCGGTCCCGCGTTCGACTATGAGCGCTATCTCGCGGCTCAGAAAGTGATCTGGGCAGCCTCCACGGCGCAATCGCTCGACGCGTTGGCGGGCCTGCTGCGACGGCCGGTCGAAGAGAGTGGCCTGCAGCAGACAACACTTGCGGTCTACCGCCATGGCCACACGCTAAACGCAGCGAGCTTGATCGCCGCGATTGCTGTTTATGACAAGATCACCCGGGTGGTTGGTGAATTCCTTGCCGTCCATGACGTGCTGGTGACGCCCACTTGCGCGATTTCACCGGAATTGCTCGGAACCTACAACCCCGATCGTCCTGGCCGCAGCATCGATACGGTGTTTGCGGACATGGCGCCGAAAGAGACTTTCAGCGCGCTCTTCAACGGCACCGGATCGCCGGCAATATCCCTGCCGCTCGGCTGGACACAAAACGGCCTGCCGATCGGAGTGCAGTTTGTCGCCGCATTCGGACGTGACGACCTGCTGCTGCGGCTAGGGGCGGTGCTCGAGGCCGAATACGCCTGGCACCACCGCAAACCATCCGCCCACATCACCCAAGACTGCTTGAACTAA